In bacterium, a single window of DNA contains:
- the recA gene encoding recombinase RecA yields MPEIRNDKSKAVEVALLQIEKQFGKGSIMRLGDKEAILVPTISTGALSIDAALGIGGVPRGRVVEIFGPESSGKTTLALHIIAEAQKVGGMAAFIDAEHALDPEYSRKLGVVVDNLLVSQPDSGEQALEIAEMLIRSGAIDCIVIDSVAALVPKAELEGEMGDSFMGLQARLMSQAMRKLTGIVSRSNTCLVFINQIREKIGVMFGSNEVTTGGRALKFYSSVRMEIRRELSIKDGDQTVGNRTKVKVVKNKLAPPFRIAEFDIIYGEGISREGDLIDLGTQHNVIDKSGAWFSFKDTRLGQGRENVKRFLKENPDIAHEVEEQLRVKLNLVKEEKKIPA; encoded by the coding sequence ATGCCAGAGATTAGAAACGACAAAAGCAAAGCGGTCGAGGTAGCCTTGCTGCAAATTGAAAAGCAGTTTGGCAAGGGATCGATCATGCGTCTCGGTGATAAAGAGGCGATTTTGGTTCCGACCATTTCGACAGGGGCACTTTCGATTGATGCGGCTCTGGGGATTGGTGGTGTACCGCGTGGACGTGTAGTGGAAATATTTGGGCCGGAATCTTCCGGAAAAACAACGCTGGCTCTGCATATCATTGCAGAAGCGCAAAAAGTGGGAGGCATGGCTGCATTTATCGATGCAGAGCACGCGCTCGATCCCGAGTATTCGCGCAAGCTTGGCGTTGTTGTGGACAATCTGCTTGTCTCGCAGCCTGATAGCGGCGAGCAAGCCCTCGAAATTGCGGAGATGTTGATTCGCAGTGGAGCAATCGATTGTATCGTGATCGACTCTGTTGCGGCTCTCGTTCCGAAAGCGGAACTGGAAGGAGAAATGGGCGATTCCTTCATGGGTTTGCAGGCCCGGTTGATGTCTCAGGCAATGCGAAAACTGACAGGAATTGTTTCCCGTTCCAACACCTGTCTGGTTTTCATCAACCAGATCCGCGAAAAGATCGGTGTGATGTTCGGCAGTAACGAAGTCACAACTGGTGGACGAGCGTTGAAGTTTTATTCCAGCGTTCGCATGGAAATCCGTCGCGAACTTTCGATCAAGGATGGGGATCAAACTGTTGGAAACCGCACAAAAGTAAAAGTGGTTAAAAACAAGCTTGCTCCTCCATTTCGAATTGCTGAGTTCGACATCATTTACGGCGAAGGAATCTCCCGCGAGGGGGACCTCATCGATCTGGGAACGCAGCATAATGTGATCGACAAAAGCGGAGCCTGGTTCTCTTTCAAAGACACTCGTTTGGGGCAGGGTCGAGAAAATGTAAAAAGATTTCTGAAAGAGAACCCGGATATTGCGCACGAAGTGGAAGAACAGCTGCGCGTCAAACTGAATCTGGTCAAAGAAGAGAAAAAGATACCGGCTTAA
- a CDS encoding DUF72 domain-containing protein, with protein MAEYYFGIAGWSYKDWKGIVYPQDAPAKFDELGYLANFFDVIELNNTFYRIPESKMVESWVKRVQHNPRFQFTVKIYQGFTHEKQPVKREELDQFFQVLGPMVEANRLGPLLAQFPAAFKYTSENVDRLSELVESFRNFPLAVEFRHRSWIGETVKNWLEENQVSFCNVDEPIFRHHVKPSAEVTGPVGYVRLHGRNYADWYSGNRDARYNYLYSEEELDHWVPRIEEMGKKAKDVYVIGNNHFRGQAPSNILQLKSKTIREPVPVPDPLLKAFPELRKVASATKKKKRRGQVDLFDEES; from the coding sequence ATGGCGGAATATTATTTCGGGATAGCAGGCTGGTCATACAAAGACTGGAAAGGGATCGTGTATCCACAGGATGCGCCGGCAAAATTTGATGAGCTGGGCTATCTTGCAAATTTCTTTGACGTGATTGAGCTGAATAACACCTTTTACAGGATTCCTGAGTCTAAAATGGTTGAGAGTTGGGTAAAGCGAGTTCAACACAATCCCCGTTTTCAGTTTACAGTGAAGATTTATCAGGGATTCACACACGAGAAACAGCCTGTCAAGCGCGAGGAACTGGATCAGTTTTTCCAGGTGCTTGGACCGATGGTCGAGGCGAATCGTTTGGGACCTTTGCTCGCTCAATTTCCGGCTGCTTTCAAATACACATCGGAAAATGTAGATCGTTTGAGTGAGCTTGTGGAATCTTTCCGCAATTTTCCGCTCGCTGTTGAGTTTCGGCATCGTAGTTGGATTGGAGAGACGGTGAAAAACTGGCTCGAGGAGAATCAGGTAAGCTTTTGCAACGTGGATGAGCCGATCTTTCGCCATCATGTCAAACCGTCAGCGGAAGTTACCGGACCGGTCGGCTATGTGCGGCTACACGGCAGGAATTACGCTGACTGGTATTCGGGAAACCGCGATGCGCGCTACAATTACTTGTATTCCGAGGAAGAACTAGATCATTGGGTTCCGCGGATTGAAGAGATGGGGAAGAAAGCCAAAGACGTATATGTGATCGGAAATAATCACTTTCGTGGGCAGGCACCTTCCAATATACTTCAACTGAAATCGAAGACAATCCGCGAGCCGGTGCCAGTCCCGGATCCGCTTTTGAAGGCTTTTCCGGAGCTTCGTAAGGTTGCTTCCGCGACGAAAAAGAAAAAAAGGCGAGGTCAGGTGGATTTGTTCGACGAGGAATCCTGA
- a CDS encoding aspartate ammonia-lyase: MKTRIEKDSLGELEVPEEAYYGVQTARAVENFRISPLRFQTEFVRSLAWIKAAAAKTNRELGLLDEQRANAIEQVALTIAQGAHHDQFVVDVFQAGAGTSFHMNINEVIANRACEILGSKKGDHKLVHPNDHVNMGQSTNDVIPTAIRLTALSLSFPLLEALEKLEDSFESKSKEFDSVIKAGRTHLQDAVPLRLGQEFGGYAACIHRAEEQVSRVSTALQELGIGGSAVGTGLNTHPDYRKRIVSNLATITGFSLRTTDNYFEAMQSMAPFTAMSAVLRNLAIECIRIANDLRLMASGPNTGLNEIQLPAVQPGSSIMPGKVNPVMAEMLNMVCFQVIGADSCITLASQAGQLELNVMMPVIGYNLFLSFSILTNALNAFREKCVDGIEANVEVSNKYAENTLALATVLNPYIGYLKGAEVVKESLKTGRTIKGIVLEKGLLTEQQWNEIFDLRRLTEPNLTDKKT; the protein is encoded by the coding sequence ATGAAGACCAGAATCGAAAAGGATTCTTTGGGCGAGCTGGAGGTTCCCGAGGAAGCATATTACGGAGTCCAGACGGCGCGTGCTGTTGAGAACTTCCGGATCAGCCCGTTGCGATTTCAAACTGAATTCGTTCGTTCTCTGGCATGGATCAAAGCGGCGGCCGCCAAAACGAACCGGGAACTGGGTCTGCTCGATGAGCAAAGAGCCAACGCCATCGAACAGGTCGCGCTCACAATAGCGCAGGGAGCCCATCACGATCAGTTTGTAGTGGATGTTTTTCAGGCAGGCGCAGGCACGTCTTTCCATATGAACATCAATGAAGTGATCGCCAATCGCGCGTGCGAGATTCTTGGAAGCAAGAAAGGGGATCACAAACTCGTCCACCCGAACGATCATGTGAACATGGGACAATCCACTAATGATGTCATTCCTACAGCCATTCGTTTGACAGCGTTGTCTCTATCTTTTCCCTTATTAGAAGCGCTGGAAAAATTAGAGGATTCGTTTGAATCCAAATCCAAGGAATTCGATTCCGTGATCAAAGCGGGACGCACCCATCTGCAGGATGCAGTTCCTTTGCGGTTAGGACAGGAATTCGGCGGTTATGCCGCCTGTATCCATAGAGCGGAAGAGCAGGTTTCACGCGTAAGCACGGCACTGCAGGAACTGGGAATCGGCGGCAGCGCTGTTGGGACCGGCCTGAATACGCATCCTGATTATCGCAAGAGAATCGTATCCAACCTTGCGACGATCACCGGTTTTTCATTGCGCACAACAGACAACTATTTTGAGGCGATGCAGAGCATGGCCCCCTTCACCGCCATGTCTGCTGTTTTACGAAATCTTGCAATTGAATGCATCCGGATCGCAAACGATCTCCGGTTGATGGCTTCCGGGCCAAACACCGGCTTGAACGAAATACAGTTGCCCGCGGTTCAGCCGGGATCTTCGATCATGCCCGGGAAAGTGAACCCTGTGATGGCTGAAATGCTGAACATGGTTTGCTTTCAGGTGATCGGCGCTGACAGTTGCATTACCCTTGCTTCACAGGCGGGACAGCTTGAACTCAATGTCATGATGCCGGTCATTGGATACAACCTTTTTCTTTCCTTTTCCATTTTAACGAACGCTTTGAACGCATTTCGTGAAAAGTGCGTCGATGGGATCGAAGCGAACGTTGAGGTGAGCAATAAGTATGCTGAGAATACGCTGGCGCTTGCAACAGTTTTGAATCCCTACATCGGTTACTTGAAAGGAGCCGAAGTGGTAAAGGAATCGTTAAAGACCGGCCGTACGATCAAAGGAATTGTGCTCGAAAAGGGGCTGTTAACGGAGCAGCAATGGAACGAAATCTTTGATCTCCGTCGTCTCACGGAACCGAACCTGACCGACAAGAAAACTTAA
- a CDS encoding ROK family protein produces the protein MQDYVIGVDIGGTNTKMGALDYRGNILASVRTATEAQLGVEALLERLYLFINRLRTSLPDQHLKAVGVGIPGAVLYEEGIVTQAPNIPALGGLAVRKMLQDLIEVPCYLENDANAAAVGEYWQGAGRGYKHVCCLTLGTGTGGGIIIDGELLHGADGMAGEVGHIAVKADGAPCHCGSIGCLETFASANGILRILSEELASNKDTTLAAVPRGSMTPAVVYEHAKAGDLVARSVFVEAGAGLGIGLASLVNIFNPEVIVIGGGVAAAWDLIMPPALDTMKHHAFQAMAARVKVVPAEKGEDAGVYGNAYLAWEAIRLGDARFSNERSLTPWGFWQVLEEGKDYKVKRLYIHPGHRLSYQKHEQREESWMIADGEALIVLDGQECRLKAGDTIHIPKKSLHRIGNPGPHPLVFFEVQRGTYFGEDDIIRLEDDYKR, from the coding sequence ATGCAAGATTACGTGATCGGGGTCGACATCGGTGGCACGAATACTAAGATGGGCGCGCTCGACTATCGCGGAAATATTCTTGCTTCAGTGAGAACGGCCACAGAAGCACAACTCGGCGTAGAAGCGCTTTTAGAACGGCTCTACCTCTTCATCAATCGATTGAGAACGTCGTTACCGGACCAGCATTTGAAGGCCGTGGGGGTTGGTATTCCAGGAGCCGTTTTGTACGAAGAAGGGATTGTCACTCAAGCTCCCAACATTCCGGCGCTTGGCGGTCTGGCGGTCCGGAAAATGCTTCAGGACCTGATCGAAGTCCCGTGCTATCTGGAAAACGACGCCAATGCCGCTGCCGTTGGAGAATACTGGCAGGGAGCCGGGCGCGGATACAAACACGTGTGCTGTTTGACGCTGGGAACAGGAACAGGCGGCGGAATCATTATCGATGGAGAACTTCTGCATGGAGCCGATGGTATGGCGGGTGAAGTGGGTCACATCGCCGTAAAAGCGGATGGAGCTCCTTGCCACTGCGGAAGCATCGGGTGTCTGGAGACTTTTGCATCTGCTAATGGAATCCTACGAATACTGTCAGAGGAATTAGCTAGTAATAAAGACACCACGCTGGCTGCAGTGCCCCGGGGGAGCATGACGCCTGCCGTTGTCTATGAGCATGCCAAAGCCGGAGATTTGGTCGCGCGATCTGTTTTTGTAGAAGCAGGCGCCGGTCTTGGAATCGGACTCGCTTCTCTGGTTAACATCTTCAATCCGGAAGTTATCGTCATCGGAGGCGGAGTTGCGGCAGCTTGGGATCTCATCATGCCGCCTGCGCTGGACACGATGAAACACCATGCGTTTCAGGCCATGGCTGCGCGTGTAAAAGTGGTCCCTGCTGAAAAAGGAGAAGATGCGGGAGTCTATGGCAATGCCTACCTTGCCTGGGAAGCGATCAGGTTGGGAGATGCAAGATTTTCCAACGAACGAAGCCTCACACCATGGGGATTCTGGCAAGTTCTGGAAGAGGGAAAAGACTACAAAGTGAAAAGACTTTACATTCATCCGGGGCACAGGTTGAGTTATCAAAAACATGAACAGCGCGAAGAATCCTGGATGATCGCTGACGGAGAGGCCCTGATTGTTCTCGATGGTCAGGAATGCCGTTTGAAAGCGGGAGACACGATCCACATCCCGAAGAAATCGCTTCACCGGATCGGAAATCCAGGCCCTCACCCTCTCGTATTTTTCGAGGTGCAGCGTGGAACCTACTTCGGTGAAGACGATATCATTCGCCTCGAAGACGATTACAAGCGTTAA
- a CDS encoding DegQ family serine endoprotease: MSNRRFGWIAILGVALVGLIAGMVFTAKLDVFNQANGQETSQVVPAARTVPTEDISGQPLTFDAFRKIAKRMNPTVVNIYTTQIVRGRDPLEDFFGGGQEFFRRFFEEQPEREMRQSSLGSGVIIDPEGYILTNNHVVENADEIRVSLDDRDAQGRNGLEAKVIGRDPKTDVALIKITAKHPLVAAALGDSGALQVGDWVIAIGNPFGLGHTVTVGVVSAKGRTLGGNYDDFIQTDASINPGNSGGPLLNLRGEVIGINTAIASRTGQSAGIGFAVPVNLAKEILPQLKSTGRVVRGQLGVSIQTQWNDALARQFGVDHGAVVADVTKGSAAEKAGIKRGDVIVKYNGKTLNEGSDLPRLVAATKPGTDVRLTIVRDKKEKEVTVRVGEMKDIEATEGEDDGNKDESSVELGISVTNLDSQTARQLRLETDEGVLITRVKVNSPAEEAGLARGDVILEINREPVKSVSDYRDRIDNAKPGDTLLFLIYRGGGSLFIPVEIPKK, translated from the coding sequence ATGAGCAACAGGCGCTTTGGTTGGATCGCTATTTTGGGCGTGGCGCTGGTTGGCCTGATTGCTGGCATGGTCTTTACGGCGAAGCTTGATGTATTCAATCAAGCGAATGGACAGGAAACATCGCAAGTAGTACCGGCAGCGCGAACAGTACCCACTGAAGATATTTCAGGACAGCCTTTAACTTTTGATGCATTTCGTAAGATTGCAAAACGGATGAATCCCACCGTTGTAAATATTTATACCACTCAAATTGTCAGAGGAAGGGATCCTTTAGAGGATTTTTTTGGTGGTGGTCAGGAATTTTTCCGGCGGTTTTTTGAAGAGCAGCCGGAGCGCGAAATGCGGCAGAGTTCCCTTGGTTCAGGAGTCATTATTGATCCCGAAGGTTATATATTGACAAACAATCATGTGGTAGAAAATGCGGATGAAATTCGCGTTTCGCTGGATGACCGCGATGCGCAAGGGCGTAATGGTTTGGAGGCGAAGGTAATTGGTCGCGATCCAAAAACGGATGTCGCTTTGATTAAGATCACCGCAAAACATCCACTCGTTGCGGCCGCACTGGGAGATTCGGGAGCTTTGCAAGTGGGCGATTGGGTGATCGCGATTGGCAATCCTTTCGGTCTCGGTCACACCGTTACAGTCGGTGTTGTCAGCGCTAAGGGAAGAACGCTTGGAGGCAACTACGATGATTTCATTCAGACCGATGCCTCGATCAATCCTGGAAACAGTGGTGGACCTCTGTTGAATCTTCGCGGAGAAGTCATTGGCATCAATACGGCGATTGCAAGCAGAACCGGACAATCCGCGGGAATCGGTTTTGCTGTGCCGGTGAATCTGGCAAAAGAGATTCTTCCGCAGTTAAAATCTACAGGGCGCGTTGTTCGCGGACAGCTCGGGGTTTCGATTCAAACGCAATGGAACGATGCACTGGCGCGCCAATTCGGCGTCGATCATGGCGCTGTTGTTGCAGATGTTACAAAGGGATCGGCTGCTGAAAAAGCCGGAATCAAGCGAGGAGATGTCATTGTTAAATACAATGGAAAAACGTTAAACGAGGGAAGTGATTTACCTCGGCTTGTCGCTGCAACCAAACCAGGAACGGACGTTCGATTGACAATTGTTCGGGACAAAAAAGAAAAAGAAGTTACCGTCCGTGTGGGTGAGATGAAAGATATAGAAGCAACGGAAGGCGAGGACGATGGTAACAAGGATGAAAGTTCGGTTGAACTTGGCATTTCCGTCACCAATCTGGATAGCCAGACTGCTCGCCAGCTCCGGTTGGAAACCGACGAAGGTGTTTTAATTACCAGGGTAAAAGTAAACAGCCCTGCCGAAGAGGCCGGACTGGCCCGCGGGGATGTGATTCTGGAAATCAATCGGGAACCGGTCAAGAGCGTAAGCGATTATCGCGACCGCATTGACAATGCAAAACCGGGCGATACTCTGCTGTTCCTCATTTACCGGGGCGGTGGTAGCCTGTTCATTCCCGTAGAGATTCCAAAGAAATAG